One genomic region from Streptomyces sp. NBC_00457 encodes:
- a CDS encoding beta-galactosidase, with amino-acid sequence MADLPARVLFGAAYYHEYRPPYGSEQAEEQLKNDLDLMAEAHFSVIRVGESVWSTWEPENDVFDLDWLQPVLDGAHERGISVILGTPTYAVPPWLARQYPEIAGERRTGERIPWGARQEVDYTHPAFLFHAERVVRRILARYARHPAVIGFQVDNEPGLELFHNHGVFQRFTDHLRHKYGDVETLNREWGLVYWSHRLATWADLWRPDGNTQPQYDVAWREFQAGLTTEFIAWQTDIVREYALPEQFVTTCLSYPRPGVEDHELNEALDIAAGNPYYGMQDALLHGERAWSVAQLGDWMYSSRQAPFLVTETNAGTIGPPWANRPAYDGQWRQAAWALVARGARMVEYWHWHTLHFGAETYVGGILPHSGRPGRTYDELARLGGELEAAGPLVAGLEPDADLTMVYSTPSKWLMQKYPPLADPDGGPDANAYHGIFDPFYRGAFEAGRQVRLVHARQLHDPSGERPGPSPEEAARRHPVLVVPALYLAADSTLDWLAAYAHAGGHLVLGPRTGYADHEARARQEPAPGRLVEAAGASYEEFSNLAADIPLRATPGSPLRLPEPATATRWVDGLTALDAEVLAAYDHPHFGRWPAVTTRRHGAGRVTCVGTVPGRDLARALADWLAPAPRSGWRDLPSSVTATTGVSPDGRRVHVLHNWSWDPAHVTAPMALTDVLDGTAAPAGTALRLGAWDVRVFVGVDDEVTSA; translated from the coding sequence ATGGCGGACCTGCCCGCCCGCGTTCTCTTCGGCGCCGCGTACTACCACGAGTACCGGCCGCCCTACGGCAGCGAACAGGCCGAGGAGCAGCTCAAGAACGACCTCGACCTGATGGCCGAGGCGCACTTCAGCGTCATCCGGGTCGGCGAGTCGGTCTGGTCGACCTGGGAGCCGGAGAACGACGTCTTCGACCTCGACTGGCTCCAGCCGGTCCTCGACGGCGCCCACGAACGCGGTATCTCCGTCATCCTGGGCACCCCGACCTACGCGGTCCCGCCCTGGCTGGCACGCCAGTACCCGGAGATCGCGGGTGAGCGGCGCACCGGCGAGCGCATCCCCTGGGGCGCCCGCCAGGAGGTCGACTACACCCACCCCGCCTTCCTCTTCCACGCCGAGCGGGTGGTCCGCCGCATCCTCGCCCGTTACGCCCGCCACCCGGCGGTCATCGGCTTCCAGGTGGACAACGAGCCCGGCCTTGAGCTCTTCCACAACCACGGCGTCTTCCAGCGGTTCACCGACCACCTTCGCCACAAGTACGGCGACGTGGAGACCCTCAACCGCGAGTGGGGCCTGGTCTACTGGTCGCACCGCCTGGCCACCTGGGCCGATCTGTGGAGGCCGGACGGCAACACCCAGCCGCAGTACGACGTCGCCTGGCGGGAGTTCCAGGCCGGGCTGACCACCGAGTTCATCGCCTGGCAGACCGACATCGTCCGCGAGTACGCCCTGCCCGAGCAGTTCGTCACCACCTGCCTCTCATATCCCCGCCCGGGAGTGGAGGACCACGAACTGAACGAGGCCCTGGACATCGCCGCGGGCAACCCCTACTACGGCATGCAGGACGCCCTGCTCCACGGCGAGCGCGCTTGGTCCGTCGCCCAGCTCGGGGACTGGATGTACTCCTCGCGCCAGGCCCCGTTCCTGGTCACCGAGACCAACGCCGGCACCATCGGCCCGCCCTGGGCCAACCGCCCCGCCTACGACGGCCAGTGGCGCCAGGCGGCCTGGGCGCTGGTCGCGCGCGGGGCGCGGATGGTCGAGTACTGGCACTGGCACACCCTGCACTTCGGGGCCGAGACCTATGTGGGCGGCATCCTCCCGCACAGTGGCAGACCCGGTCGGACGTACGACGAACTGGCCCGCCTGGGAGGCGAGTTGGAGGCCGCGGGGCCCCTGGTCGCCGGCCTCGAACCGGACGCGGACCTCACCATGGTCTACTCGACGCCGAGCAAGTGGCTGATGCAGAAGTACCCGCCGCTGGCCGACCCCGACGGCGGGCCCGACGCGAACGCCTACCACGGGATCTTCGACCCCTTCTACCGCGGCGCCTTCGAGGCGGGCCGCCAGGTCCGGCTCGTGCACGCCCGTCAACTGCACGATCCGAGCGGCGAACGCCCCGGCCCGAGCCCCGAGGAGGCGGCACGCCGCCACCCCGTCCTCGTCGTCCCCGCGCTGTACCTGGCCGCCGACAGCACACTGGACTGGCTAGCGGCCTACGCACACGCGGGCGGCCACCTGGTGCTCGGGCCGCGCACGGGATACGCCGACCACGAGGCCCGGGCGCGCCAGGAACCGGCGCCGGGACGGCTCGTCGAAGCCGCCGGGGCGAGCTACGAGGAGTTCAGCAACCTGGCGGCCGACATCCCGCTGCGCGCGACGCCCGGCAGCCCGCTGCGACTGCCGGAACCGGCCACGGCCACCCGCTGGGTGGACGGACTCACCGCCCTGGACGCCGAGGTGCTCGCGGCGTACGACCATCCGCACTTCGGCCGCTGGCCGGCCGTCACCACCCGCCGCCACGGTGCGGGCCGGGTCACCTGCGTCGGCACGGTTCCCGGCCGCGACCTCGCCCGCGCGCTGGCCGACTGGCTGGCGCCCGCCCCGCGCAGCGGCTGGCGGGACCTGCCGTCGTCGGTCACGGCCACCACCGGCGTCTCCCCGGACGGACGCCGCGTCCACGTCCTCCACAACTGGAGCTGGGACCCGGCGCATGTCACGGCACCGATGGCGCTGACCGACGTACTGGACGGCACCGCCGCACCGGCCGGCACGGCCCTGCGCCTGGGCGCCTGGGACGTACGGGTCTTCGTCGGCGTCGACGACGAAGTCACTTCAGCCTGA
- a CDS encoding carbohydrate ABC transporter permease codes for MNTLLDPAPKPKTAPTPTRQGGPRGRRKRLRGPRVALYALLIAGALEALVPILWVLSGSLQSAEQLYKGTDPIPDPFEWGNFATAWNEGGFSQYLPNSLLYTGAAVLGILVIASLAGYALARIEFPGRGAVVGFILVIMIIPMPASFIAQYKLLIELGLANTRIGYILVLIAGGLPISILIMRGFFASQPKELEEAAAIDGASLLGTFWRIILPLAKPGLVAVAVIQAMGVWNEYLMGLVLFNDSSLMPVQRGLTNFVSAESPQQQILLAASIIAVLPIVIFYAIAQRHIISGLSAGALK; via the coding sequence GTGAACACGCTTCTCGACCCGGCACCGAAGCCGAAGACGGCGCCGACACCGACGCGGCAGGGCGGTCCACGCGGCCGGCGAAAGCGTCTGCGCGGACCACGGGTAGCCCTGTACGCCCTGCTGATCGCCGGAGCGCTGGAAGCGCTGGTGCCGATCCTGTGGGTGCTGAGCGGATCCCTGCAGAGCGCCGAGCAGCTGTACAAGGGAACCGACCCCATCCCCGACCCCTTCGAATGGGGCAACTTCGCCACCGCCTGGAACGAGGGAGGCTTCAGCCAGTACCTGCCCAACAGCCTTCTGTACACCGGGGCCGCGGTCCTCGGGATCCTGGTCATCGCGAGCCTGGCCGGGTACGCCCTGGCGCGCATCGAGTTCCCCGGTCGGGGTGCCGTCGTGGGCTTCATCCTCGTCATCATGATCATCCCGATGCCGGCCTCGTTCATCGCCCAGTACAAGCTGCTGATCGAGCTCGGGCTCGCCAACACCCGCATCGGCTACATCCTCGTCCTCATCGCCGGCGGACTGCCGATCTCCATCCTGATCATGCGCGGGTTCTTCGCCAGCCAGCCCAAGGAACTGGAGGAGGCCGCCGCCATCGACGGCGCCTCCCTGCTCGGCACCTTCTGGCGCATCATCCTCCCGCTGGCCAAGCCGGGCCTGGTCGCGGTGGCCGTCATCCAGGCGATGGGGGTCTGGAACGAGTACCTCATGGGCCTGGTGCTGTTCAACGACAGCTCACTGATGCCCGTACAGCGCGGCCTCACCAACTTCGTCTCGGCGGAGTCCCCGCAACAGCAGATCCTGCTCGCCGCCTCGATCATCGCGGTCCTGCCGATCGTCATCTTCTACGCGATCGCGCAGCGCCACATCATCAGCGGGCTCTCGGCGGGAGCGCTCAAGTGA
- a CDS encoding carbohydrate ABC transporter permease — MRHRNRMLAAGVFLAPALAMIAVFTVIPFVQGILLSFQSWDGVSPDTPFVGLDNFRWVMDDAEFWGSMKNAVVFGAVGLVVANAVSMVMALAVHHARRGSAFFRTVYYLPGVFSTVVVGVMFSWFLDPKIGIVNQALKTLGLDGLTHNWLGDPKTAVIAVAAVFVWYHWGFGFILFLAGRQDVPGELYEAASLDGARSWAQFRYVTWPGMSHVTGIVSVLTLLSGLQIFGTVQVLTNGGPAGHTSVPTLHIYQQAFQFNEYGRAAAMSVIFGACLVALACVQLWVSRRLGGSTNSRTEKGR; from the coding sequence GTGAGGCACCGCAATCGGATGCTGGCCGCCGGTGTCTTCCTGGCGCCGGCGCTGGCGATGATCGCCGTGTTCACGGTGATCCCCTTCGTCCAGGGCATTCTGCTGAGCTTCCAGTCCTGGGACGGCGTGAGCCCGGACACGCCGTTCGTGGGGCTCGACAACTTCCGCTGGGTGATGGACGACGCCGAGTTCTGGGGCTCGATGAAGAACGCCGTCGTCTTCGGCGCCGTCGGTCTGGTCGTCGCCAACGCGGTGTCCATGGTCATGGCGCTGGCCGTGCACCACGCCCGCCGCGGATCGGCGTTCTTCCGCACCGTCTACTACCTGCCCGGGGTGTTCTCCACGGTGGTGGTGGGCGTCATGTTCTCGTGGTTCCTCGACCCCAAGATCGGGATCGTCAATCAGGCGCTGAAGACGCTCGGCCTGGACGGCCTGACGCACAACTGGCTGGGTGATCCCAAGACAGCCGTGATCGCCGTTGCCGCCGTGTTCGTCTGGTACCACTGGGGGTTCGGTTTCATCCTCTTCCTCGCCGGCCGCCAGGACGTACCGGGCGAGCTGTACGAGGCCGCGTCGCTGGACGGGGCGCGCTCCTGGGCGCAGTTCCGCTATGTCACCTGGCCCGGGATGTCCCATGTCACCGGCATCGTCAGCGTGCTGACCCTGCTGAGCGGCCTGCAGATCTTCGGCACCGTCCAGGTCCTGACCAACGGCGGCCCCGCCGGCCACACCTCGGTCCCCACCCTGCACATCTACCAACAGGCCTTCCAGTTCAACGAGTACGGTCGCGCGGCCGCGATGTCGGTCATCTTCGGGGCGTGCCTGGTCGCCCTCGCCTGCGTCCAGCTGTGGGTCTCCCGCAGGCTCGGCGGATCCACCAACTCCCGGACGGAGAAGGGAAGGTGA
- a CDS encoding ABC transporter substrate-binding protein: MRRDHTAEAASPAAATFLSRRGFLGAVGGGLAATTLAACGSGGGSTGSSSEIVFMNQSRGQAAALGQLARKYTQQTGVKIKIDDVGPADFLTKLQSSSQSRNMPDIYSAMDSFSMAPYYKAGWAMDLTDRLKGAWGDTFRPATIKASTFEADNSQGVKPGIYSAHWESPAMGLFVNAAMFKAAGLDPDRPPATMSEFIEQLRKIKKSGKDPIWFAASLSNQLIQSYASNYFTDEELNATFTGKAGWKSEGWRKTFQLLVDLRDAGVISTGSLPSGNSDNPNVEKAFFNTRSVAAIYDGTSAVGVARATAPDFTDFRSFPVPKADDGTQTPRMVGGTAKGAAVNPRSKNADEALKFVRWLTDPAQQTAFAKEVPLIPSAQAVPTENIPRQLTGIAAKISDVQLVANQMNQQVITALQKGAEAIVLKERSVDEVLGDLDTAQRRA; the protein is encoded by the coding sequence ATGAGGCGAGACCACACGGCGGAGGCGGCTTCGCCGGCCGCCGCCACATTCCTGTCCCGGCGCGGTTTCCTCGGCGCCGTCGGCGGCGGGCTCGCCGCCACCACGCTGGCCGCCTGCGGGTCGGGCGGGGGCAGTACGGGAAGCAGCTCCGAGATCGTGTTCATGAACCAGTCCCGCGGCCAGGCGGCAGCGCTCGGACAGCTGGCGCGGAAGTACACGCAGCAGACCGGCGTGAAGATCAAGATCGACGACGTCGGCCCCGCCGACTTCCTGACCAAGCTTCAGTCGAGCTCCCAGTCCCGCAACATGCCCGACATCTACTCGGCGATGGACTCCTTCTCCATGGCGCCCTACTACAAGGCGGGTTGGGCCATGGACCTGACCGACCGGCTGAAGGGCGCGTGGGGCGACACCTTCCGGCCCGCCACGATCAAGGCGTCGACGTTCGAGGCGGACAACTCGCAGGGCGTGAAGCCGGGCATCTACAGCGCCCACTGGGAGAGCCCGGCCATGGGGCTCTTCGTCAACGCCGCGATGTTCAAGGCCGCCGGGCTGGACCCGGACCGGCCGCCCGCCACCATGAGCGAGTTCATCGAGCAGCTGAGGAAGATCAAGAAGTCCGGGAAGGACCCCATCTGGTTCGCGGCCAGCCTGTCGAACCAGCTGATCCAGTCGTATGCCTCCAACTACTTCACCGACGAGGAGCTGAACGCCACCTTCACCGGCAAGGCCGGCTGGAAGAGCGAGGGCTGGCGCAAGACCTTCCAGCTCCTGGTCGACCTGCGGGACGCCGGCGTGATCTCCACAGGCTCACTTCCGTCCGGCAACAGCGACAACCCGAACGTGGAGAAGGCCTTCTTCAACACCCGGAGCGTCGCGGCCATCTACGACGGCACCTCGGCCGTCGGGGTGGCTCGCGCGACCGCCCCGGACTTCACGGACTTCCGCTCCTTCCCGGTCCCCAAGGCCGATGACGGCACCCAGACACCGCGCATGGTGGGCGGTACCGCGAAGGGCGCCGCGGTCAACCCCAGGAGCAAGAACGCCGACGAGGCACTGAAGTTCGTGCGGTGGCTGACCGATCCGGCCCAGCAGACGGCCTTCGCCAAGGAGGTTCCGCTGATCCCCTCCGCGCAGGCCGTGCCCACGGAGAACATTCCGCGGCAGCTGACCGGCATCGCCGCGAAGATCTCCGACGTCCAGCTCGTGGCCAACCAGATGAACCAGCAGGTCATCACCGCCCTGCAGAAGGGCGCCGAGGCCATCGTGCTCAAGGAGCGCTCGGTGGACGAGGTCCTCGGCGACCTCGACACGGCGCAGCGGAGGGCGTAG
- a CDS encoding LacI family DNA-binding transcriptional regulator translates to MASTSSRVTLAQIAESAGVSVATVSKVINGRPDVAQQTRDLVLDLMRQYNYGGNRDDLRAYPTVELFFGFARLSIYHTEIIQSVVDAGAREGIGVVVSRRGDHDPAADPAAWARGLAAAGRRAVIAVTANTLSPPILEALNRVRLPVVLLDPESLPDGSIVSVGATNFAGGHAAATHLLALGHRRIAYLGGTEHAWSNQARLHGFRSSMEAVGVPVLGELIRHAGTFHAAEGIEHGGRLLAVDPAPTAVFAASDELAAGVIEAARRRGLRVPDDLSVVGFDNTPLAQVISPPLTTIHGPVPEMGTVALRTALRLAAAEEIDSHHVELATRLVVRDSTRALPSVTDPDDPGPTPGDATS, encoded by the coding sequence ATGGCATCCACATCGAGCCGCGTGACACTGGCGCAGATCGCCGAGTCCGCCGGCGTCTCGGTGGCCACCGTCTCCAAGGTCATCAACGGGCGCCCCGACGTGGCGCAGCAGACGCGCGACCTGGTGCTGGATCTGATGCGCCAGTACAACTACGGCGGGAACCGGGACGATCTGCGCGCGTACCCCACCGTGGAACTGTTCTTCGGGTTCGCGCGGCTGAGCATCTACCACACGGAGATCATCCAGAGCGTGGTGGACGCGGGGGCCCGTGAGGGCATCGGCGTGGTGGTCAGCAGACGCGGTGACCACGACCCCGCGGCCGACCCCGCCGCCTGGGCCCGCGGCCTGGCCGCCGCCGGCCGGCGCGCGGTCATTGCGGTCACGGCGAACACTCTGTCGCCCCCGATCCTCGAAGCCCTGAACCGGGTCCGGCTGCCGGTGGTGCTGCTCGACCCGGAGTCATTGCCCGACGGCTCGATCGTCAGCGTCGGCGCCACCAACTTCGCCGGCGGCCACGCCGCCGCCACGCATCTGCTGGCCCTCGGCCACCGCCGTATCGCCTACCTCGGCGGCACGGAGCACGCGTGGTCCAACCAGGCCCGGCTGCACGGGTTCCGCAGCTCGATGGAAGCGGTCGGCGTGCCGGTGCTGGGCGAACTGATCCGCCATGCCGGCACGTTCCACGCCGCCGAGGGCATCGAGCACGGCGGGCGGCTGCTGGCCGTGGATCCCGCGCCCACCGCGGTGTTCGCCGCCTCCGACGAACTGGCCGCCGGGGTCATCGAAGCAGCCCGGCGGCGCGGTCTGCGCGTACCGGACGACCTCAGCGTCGTCGGCTTCGACAACACCCCGCTGGCTCAGGTGATCTCGCCCCCGCTGACCACGATCCACGGTCCCGTGCCCGAGATGGGGACCGTGGCCCTGCGCACCGCCCTTCGCCTGGCCGCCGCAGAGGAGATCGACTCCCACCATGTCGAGCTGGCCACCAGGCTGGTCGTCCGCGACTCGACCCGAGCCCTCCCCTCCGTGACCGACCCCGACGACCCGGGGCCGACCCCGGGCGATGCCACGTCCTGA
- a CDS encoding family 78 glycoside hydrolase catalytic domain, with the protein MPTPAPYDLTIDFGGDLFPVSGSRPRLSWKPAEGLPPHAAHELEIHVEDRPALTVPVDGHLHIDWPAPPLSSGEHVRWRVRSRTEAQASPWSTWHDFEAGLLDEDWTAHWITPADDPQNARLAPGTRPAYALRATFTTTGTVRARLYSTALGVYEAFVNGERAGTVELAPGSTSYDHTLYAQAADVTASVRPGTNTVEIVLSDGWYRGQVGAFRKPAGWGELLAVRLELHLEHADGTRQVVRTDEHWTSAPSPVTRADLMDGQITDFLAPTGPERPVLVDAVTAPPIDWSPAPPVRRVEDRPVTSLTRLAGGAWIADFGQNASGWTALTDLGPAGTRTAIDYGEHLDPATGDLTTTHLDIQRPGDPVTVFVQHDEAVSSGAAGEVFEPRHTVHGFRYARLERGDVPLDASSLTMCVVHTDLRSTGTFACSHPDLNHLYEVARWSFRGNAVDVPTDCPTRERIGWTGDYQVFAPSAVRLYDVYGFSRKWLRSVRDDQLDDGRIANFSPDGRRIKLGTDRRLDMMTGSAGWGDAIVLVPWLLYETYGDRRLLAENWDAMVRWVEWALLTARTARHPSRVARSAEPLPHEEFIWDGSFHWGEWCEPKPRAADGSPIEPVEDGPDGWMSTDKGEVGTAFLYRSTSGLATIARVLGHDADAARYTRLAQRIKDAWRTEFLDDTGRTTVDTQASYVRALALGLAPEKLRDAVAARLAELIRAAGTHLGTGFLSTPDLLPVLADTGHVDLAYQVLLQRTSPSWLGMLDRGATTVWEDWDGVDENGDAHESLNHYSKGAVIHFLHTHTLGLRQAEGSVAWERFVVAPVPHASVTWARGTFDSPRGMIAVEWRTEDDELHITVDVPPTAVATVVFPDGEELPLGPGRFASRRSLARGR; encoded by the coding sequence ATGCCCACTCCCGCTCCGTACGACCTCACGATCGACTTCGGCGGCGACCTGTTCCCGGTCTCCGGGAGCCGCCCGCGCCTGTCGTGGAAGCCCGCCGAGGGCCTACCGCCCCACGCCGCCCACGAGCTGGAGATACACGTCGAGGACCGCCCCGCACTGACGGTGCCCGTCGACGGCCACCTCCACATCGACTGGCCGGCCCCGCCGCTGAGCAGCGGCGAACACGTCCGCTGGCGCGTCCGGTCCCGTACCGAAGCACAGGCCTCCCCATGGAGCACCTGGCACGACTTCGAGGCCGGGCTGCTCGACGAGGACTGGACGGCACACTGGATCACCCCCGCCGACGATCCGCAGAACGCGCGCCTTGCCCCCGGCACCCGCCCCGCATACGCCCTGCGCGCCACCTTCACGACCACCGGCACGGTCCGCGCCCGCCTGTACTCGACGGCCCTCGGTGTGTACGAGGCGTTCGTCAACGGCGAGCGCGCGGGCACCGTCGAACTCGCGCCCGGCTCCACGTCGTACGACCACACCCTCTACGCCCAGGCCGCCGACGTCACCGCCTCCGTGCGCCCCGGCACCAACACCGTCGAGATCGTGCTGTCCGACGGCTGGTACCGCGGCCAGGTCGGTGCCTTCCGCAAACCGGCCGGCTGGGGTGAACTCCTCGCCGTCCGGCTGGAGTTGCACCTCGAACACGCCGACGGGACGCGTCAGGTCGTACGCACCGACGAGCACTGGACCTCCGCCCCGAGCCCCGTCACCCGGGCCGACCTGATGGACGGCCAGATCACCGACTTCCTCGCTCCGACCGGGCCCGAACGGCCCGTCCTCGTCGACGCGGTCACCGCGCCCCCGATCGACTGGTCTCCGGCCCCGCCCGTGCGCCGCGTCGAGGACCGCCCCGTCACGTCGCTCACCCGGCTGGCCGGCGGCGCATGGATCGCCGACTTCGGCCAGAACGCCTCCGGCTGGACCGCCCTGACCGACCTCGGCCCGGCGGGAACCCGCACGGCGATCGACTACGGCGAGCACCTCGACCCCGCCACCGGAGACCTGACCACCACCCACCTCGACATCCAACGCCCGGGCGACCCGGTGACCGTCTTCGTGCAGCACGACGAGGCCGTCTCCTCCGGAGCCGCCGGCGAGGTCTTCGAGCCCCGCCACACCGTGCACGGATTCCGGTACGCCCGCCTGGAGCGCGGCGACGTCCCGCTCGACGCGTCGAGCCTCACCATGTGCGTGGTCCACACCGACCTGCGCTCCACCGGCACCTTCGCCTGCTCCCACCCGGACCTCAACCACCTGTATGAGGTCGCCCGTTGGAGCTTCCGCGGCAACGCCGTCGACGTGCCCACCGACTGCCCCACCCGTGAACGCATCGGCTGGACCGGCGACTACCAGGTCTTCGCGCCCAGCGCCGTGCGTCTGTACGACGTGTACGGCTTCAGCCGCAAATGGCTGCGCTCGGTCCGCGACGACCAGCTCGACGACGGCCGGATCGCCAACTTCTCGCCCGACGGACGGCGCATCAAGCTCGGCACCGACCGGCGACTGGACATGATGACGGGCTCGGCCGGCTGGGGCGACGCCATCGTGCTGGTGCCCTGGCTGCTGTACGAGACGTACGGCGACCGCCGGCTGCTCGCCGAGAACTGGGACGCGATGGTCCGCTGGGTCGAGTGGGCGCTGCTCACGGCCCGCACCGCCCGTCACCCCTCCCGGGTGGCCCGCTCCGCCGAGCCGCTGCCGCACGAGGAGTTCATCTGGGACGGCTCGTTCCATTGGGGTGAGTGGTGTGAGCCCAAGCCCCGCGCCGCGGACGGCTCACCGATCGAACCGGTGGAGGACGGCCCGGACGGCTGGATGAGCACCGACAAGGGCGAGGTGGGCACCGCATTCCTGTACCGCTCGACCTCAGGCCTCGCCACCATCGCCCGTGTCCTGGGCCACGATGCCGACGCCGCCCGCTACACCCGGCTGGCGCAGCGGATCAAGGACGCCTGGCGCACGGAGTTCCTCGACGACACCGGCCGCACCACCGTCGACACCCAGGCGAGCTACGTCCGCGCCCTCGCCCTCGGACTGGCCCCCGAGAAGCTGCGAGACGCGGTCGCCGCGCGCCTGGCCGAACTGATCCGCGCGGCCGGGACGCACCTGGGCACCGGCTTCCTCTCCACCCCCGACCTGCTGCCCGTCCTCGCCGACACCGGCCATGTCGACCTCGCCTACCAGGTGCTCCTCCAGCGCACCTCGCCGTCCTGGCTCGGCATGCTCGACCGCGGCGCCACCACGGTCTGGGAGGACTGGGACGGCGTCGACGAGAACGGCGACGCGCACGAGTCGCTCAACCACTACAGCAAGGGCGCCGTCATCCACTTCCTGCACACCCACACCCTCGGACTACGACAGGCCGAGGGCTCGGTGGCCTGGGAACGGTTCGTCGTCGCGCCCGTACCCCACGCGTCGGTCACCTGGGCACGCGGCACCTTCGACAGCCCGCGCGGCATGATCGCGGTCGAATGGCGCACGGAGGACGACGAACTGCACATCACCGTCGATGTCCCGCCCACAGCCGTCGCTACGGTTGTCTTTCCCGACGGCGAGGAACTGCCACTTGGCCCGGGCAGGTTCGCGTCGCGCCGTTCTCTGGCTCGCGGCAGGTAG
- a CDS encoding AraC family transcriptional regulator — MMDIRHESLAPTSTRWLAPGTAIDAHRHDDHQIVYASRGVLAVTTDAGAWIAPATRAIWVPAGTVHSHQARGELELHLVGLPADTNPLGLDEPTVLAVSPLLRELILACTRDPADDSPEHRPLRAVLCDQLRISPQQLLHVPTPTAPQLRALCDILHADPADNRTLAALGRQVGASDRTLSRLFKADLGMTFPQWRTQLRLSHALVLLAEDTPVTVVAHRCGWSSASAFIDVFRRAFGHTPGRAADAARTPGQNG; from the coding sequence ATGATGGATATCCGCCATGAGTCGTTGGCGCCGACCAGTACCCGCTGGCTGGCCCCCGGCACCGCCATCGACGCCCACCGGCACGACGACCACCAGATCGTCTACGCGAGCCGGGGCGTGCTCGCCGTCACCACCGACGCGGGCGCCTGGATCGCGCCGGCCACCCGGGCCATCTGGGTGCCGGCCGGCACCGTGCACTCCCACCAGGCGCGCGGCGAGCTCGAACTGCACCTGGTCGGCCTGCCCGCGGACACCAATCCGCTCGGCCTGGACGAGCCCACCGTCCTGGCCGTCAGCCCGCTGCTGCGGGAGCTGATCCTCGCCTGTACCCGCGACCCGGCGGACGACAGTCCCGAACACCGGCCCCTGCGCGCCGTGCTCTGCGACCAGCTGCGGATCTCCCCCCAGCAGCTGCTGCACGTCCCCACGCCGACCGCGCCGCAACTCAGGGCGCTGTGCGACATCCTGCACGCCGACCCGGCCGACAACCGCACCCTGGCGGCCCTGGGCAGACAGGTCGGCGCCAGCGATCGCACGCTGTCCCGCCTGTTCAAGGCCGACCTCGGCATGACGTTCCCGCAGTGGCGCACCCAACTGCGGCTCTCCCACGCCCTGGTGCTGCTCGCCGAGGACACGCCGGTGACGGTGGTGGCGCACCGGTGCGGCTGGTCCTCGGCGAGCGCGTTCATCGACGTCTTCCGCCGCGCCTTCGGCCACACACCGGGCCGCGCGGCGGACGCGGCGCGGACGCCGGGGCAGAACGGGTAG